The following are encoded in a window of bacterium genomic DNA:
- a CDS encoding ABC transporter substrate-binding protein — protein MKRAGGLPSWIVGAAAAVFFTFLPWAGLAQQAQPIVLGAPLATAFLYGWDSERALRLAVEEINAAGGVNVAGQKRPFHLEVIDTRDLEPAVPVSEALLAVEKLILEKKADFIVGGPVRSEAALAAMDLLSKHKKISILSTGALTPKYHERVAEEYDKFKYCFRISGESKWLVNEIITCLMDIKSRFNLERMFIMVQDVAHARAGGDIIEKLAGQKGWQVTGKEVYPTGTTDYSMGLLAARRTKAQVLLIWMDMPETSILLKQWYDMKVPALPFGSIIAAAEQPGFWKATEGKGEFCLANVVNAGNAPSQATQWTMKFYEAYTKRWGVEPEGYGTSSSYMVPYVLKDAIERAGSLDPDKMVAALEKTDLMGVYGRIKFDPKNHQIIPSMDPQEGAVGTIFQWQAGKRVVVFPQKIAMGQIQLPPWMK, from the coding sequence ATGAAAAGGGCAGGAGGCTTGCCAAGCTGGATTGTTGGTGCGGCCGCAGCGGTTTTCTTCACTTTTCTTCCATGGGCTGGCCTGGCACAACAAGCACAGCCCATAGTGCTCGGAGCCCCCTTGGCTACGGCCTTTCTTTACGGATGGGATTCGGAAAGGGCCTTGAGGCTGGCCGTGGAGGAGATCAATGCCGCAGGTGGGGTGAACGTGGCAGGCCAAAAGCGTCCTTTTCATCTGGAGGTCATAGACACTCGTGACTTGGAGCCGGCTGTCCCGGTGAGCGAAGCACTCTTGGCGGTTGAGAAATTGATCCTGGAAAAAAAGGCCGACTTCATCGTTGGGGGGCCGGTCAGATCAGAAGCAGCGCTGGCTGCCATGGATCTGCTCTCCAAACACAAGAAGATCTCCATACTGAGCACCGGAGCCCTCACTCCCAAGTACCACGAGCGGGTGGCCGAGGAATACGATAAGTTCAAGTACTGTTTCAGAATCTCAGGGGAGTCCAAATGGCTTGTAAACGAAATCATAACCTGTCTCATGGACATCAAGTCCAGGTTCAACCTGGAGAGGATGTTCATAATGGTCCAGGATGTGGCCCACGCCAGGGCCGGGGGGGACATAATAGAAAAACTGGCGGGCCAAAAGGGCTGGCAGGTGACGGGAAAAGAAGTATACCCTACAGGCACTACGGACTACTCCATGGGTCTGTTGGCAGCTCGTAGGACCAAGGCCCAGGTGCTGCTCATCTGGATGGACATGCCCGAGACCTCCATTCTTCTCAAACAGTGGTATGACATGAAGGTCCCGGCGCTGCCCTTTGGCTCCATCATAGCAGCCGCCGAGCAGCCAGGTTTTTGGAAAGCCACCGAAGGCAAAGGAGAGTTCTGCCTGGCCAATGTGGTCAATGCCGGCAATGCCCCCTCCCAAGCCACCCAATGGACCATGAAGTTCTACGAAGCCTATACCAAACGCTGGGGGGTGGAGCCTGAGGGCTACGGCACCTCCAGCAGTTACATGGTTCCCTATGTGTTAAAGGACGCCATCGAAAGGGCAGGATCTCTTGATCCCGACAAGATGGTTGCGGCCCTGGAGAAAACAGACCTCATGGGAGTATATGGCCGGATAAAGTTCGATCCCAAGAACCATCAGATCATCCCCAGCATGGATCCCCAGGAGGGAGCTGTGGGAACCATCTTTCAATGGCAGGCGGGCAAAAGGGTGGTGGTCTTCCCGCAAAAGATAGCAATGGGCCAAATCCAGCTGCCTCCATGGATGAAATGA
- a CDS encoding branched-chain amino acid ABC transporter permease produces the protein MRKGLHAPAGPARALGSFLAPSQGPAGLDPDLRGKAGGYKGLMDIIIYGVVNSVSLALMALGFTLVYGISRLPNFAHGALYILAGYLTWISIRSLNLGYFISVLISLGVVTAFGMAMYRFFLIRIRGMPISEIIASYAMGLFILEGLRWKGLKGMTFTLPVVVPGSVDILDVPVDYQRLLVVVVGSLVVLGLWAFTRFTKVGLALRGIAQDEQAAMMLGIDSDTMATIATGLGSALAALAAIVLLPLGNIVVETGYQVLIFAVAVCIVGGLGSWGGAIVASFLIGFAQILTVAYVQSHFQVVVALLAIIITLIIRPSGLFGKQKQLEERV, from the coding sequence TTGCGGAAGGGTTTGCATGCTCCTGCTGGTCCAGCCCGGGCCCTGGGCAGTTTTCTGGCTCCATCCCAAGGGCCCGCTGGCTTGGATCCGGATCTGAGGGGAAAAGCAGGGGGGTACAAGGGGCTCATGGACATCATCATCTACGGGGTTGTAAACAGTGTTTCTCTGGCCTTGATGGCCCTGGGTTTCACCCTGGTTTATGGAATAAGCAGACTTCCCAACTTTGCCCATGGGGCCCTTTACATCTTGGCCGGATATCTGACCTGGATCAGCATTAGATCTCTTAACCTGGGCTATTTTATCTCTGTGCTTATAAGCTTGGGGGTGGTAACTGCCTTTGGAATGGCCATGTACAGATTCTTTTTGATCCGCATAAGGGGCATGCCCATTTCTGAGATAATTGCCTCTTATGCCATGGGGCTCTTCATACTGGAGGGACTCAGGTGGAAGGGGCTCAAAGGCATGACCTTTACACTGCCGGTGGTGGTTCCTGGAAGTGTGGACATATTGGATGTGCCGGTGGATTACCAGAGGCTCTTGGTGGTGGTAGTCGGATCCTTAGTGGTTTTAGGGCTTTGGGCCTTTACCAGGTTTACTAAAGTGGGGCTGGCTTTGAGAGGCATAGCCCAGGACGAACAGGCTGCCATGATGTTGGGAATCGATTCGGATACCATGGCCACCATAGCCACTGGCTTGGGATCCGCACTGGCTGCCCTGGCCGCCATAGTCCTGCTGCCTCTGGGCAACATAGTAGTGGAGACTGGCTATCAGGTATTGATCTTTGCAGTTGCTGTGTGCATTGTGGGCGGGCTTGGGAGCTGGGGTGGAGCAATCGTGGCCTCATTTCTCATAGGTTTTGCTCAGATCTTGACCGTGGCTTACGTGCAATCCCATTTCCAGGTGGTGGTGGCCCTTCTGGCCATAATAATCACCCTGATCATCAGGCCCTCGGGGCTGTTCGGAAAACAGAAACAACTGGAGGAAAGGGTGTGA